One window from the genome of Schistocerca piceifrons isolate TAMUIC-IGC-003096 chromosome 1, iqSchPice1.1, whole genome shotgun sequence encodes:
- the LOC124789448 gene encoding uncharacterized protein LOC124789448 isoform X1, giving the protein MLAMEWLEDDVMLLIEEYRHHRCLWDPRDPEFKMHTRKNEAWQEIAEALKVPSEEVKKKINSLLASFRRERRKEAATSGMPAGKKYRSGWFAFKSMSFLLDKVGWTKGRCSEQSDPLIVGCHSCIIIWENTVEEVDIDVTSLEGSEDEGTSNDIVLQTEYPASDEVHVGDVEEPPRKKCRKGDAYDEAAADLNMIINIIDTIRNKKQATNNKKQEKKSPRDIFSDYVAFKLKTYNNHVQNIVQFKIHEVFFQADMGNFDSPSTTTNQQTEIIQPSPSSSTITIDTNDTKHSDTVVHTLLL; this is encoded by the exons ATGTTAGCGATGGAGTGGTTAGAAGACGATGTAATGCTATTAATTGAAGAGTACAGACACCACAGATGCCTATGGGATCCAAGAGATCCAGAATTTAAAATGCACACCAGAAAAAATGAAGCTTGGCAAGAAATTGCGGAAGCACTGAAAGTGCCATCTGAGGAAGTGAAGAAGAAAATTAACTCCCTACTTGCTTCCTTTAGGAGAGAAAGAAGGAAAGAGGCCGCCACCTCGGGAATGCCTGCAGGCAAGAAATACCGTTCCGGCTGGTTTGCCTTCAAATCGATGTCATTCCTGCTTGATAAAGTTGGATGGACAAAAGGCAGATGCTCAGAG CAAAGCGATCCACTAATTGTGGGGTGCCACAGCTGCATCATCATATGG GAGAACACAGTTGAAGAGGTTGATATAGATGTGACAAGTTTGGAAGGGTCTGAAGATGAGGGAACAAGTAATGACATTGTCCTACAAACAGAATATCCTGCATCAGATGAAGTACATGTAGGGGATGTAGAAGAACCTCCAAGAAAGAAGTGTAGAAAAGGAGATGCATATGATGAAGCTGCTGCTGATCTGAACATGATCATTAATATAATTGACACCATCAGAAACAAAAAACAAGctacaaacaacaagaaacaagaaaaaaagtcaccACGTGACATATTTTCTGATTATGTGGCATTTAAATTGAAAACCTACAATAACCATGTACAGAACATAGTTCAGTTTAAAATTCATGAAGTGTTCTTCCAGGCAGATATGGGCAATTTTGACAGCCCCTCTACCACAACAAACCAGCAAACTGAAATTATTCAGCCCTCTCCATCTTCTTCCACCATAACTATTGACACAAACGATACAAAACATTCCGATACTGTGGTACACACACTTTTGCTATAG
- the LOC124789448 gene encoding uncharacterized protein LOC124789448 isoform X2, which translates to MLAMEWLEDDVMLLIEEYRHHRCLWDPRDPEFKMHTRKNEAWQEIAEALKVPSEEVKKKINSLLASFRRERRKEAATSGMPAGKKYRSGWFAFKSMSFLLDKVGWTKGRCSEENTVEEVDIDVTSLEGSEDEGTSNDIVLQTEYPASDEVHVGDVEEPPRKKCRKGDAYDEAAADLNMIINIIDTIRNKKQATNNKKQEKKSPRDIFSDYVAFKLKTYNNHVQNIVQFKIHEVFFQADMGNFDSPSTTTNQQTEIIQPSPSSSTITIDTNDTKHSDTVVHTLLL; encoded by the exons ATGTTAGCGATGGAGTGGTTAGAAGACGATGTAATGCTATTAATTGAAGAGTACAGACACCACAGATGCCTATGGGATCCAAGAGATCCAGAATTTAAAATGCACACCAGAAAAAATGAAGCTTGGCAAGAAATTGCGGAAGCACTGAAAGTGCCATCTGAGGAAGTGAAGAAGAAAATTAACTCCCTACTTGCTTCCTTTAGGAGAGAAAGAAGGAAAGAGGCCGCCACCTCGGGAATGCCTGCAGGCAAGAAATACCGTTCCGGCTGGTTTGCCTTCAAATCGATGTCATTCCTGCTTGATAAAGTTGGATGGACAAAAGGCAGATGCTCAGAG GAGAACACAGTTGAAGAGGTTGATATAGATGTGACAAGTTTGGAAGGGTCTGAAGATGAGGGAACAAGTAATGACATTGTCCTACAAACAGAATATCCTGCATCAGATGAAGTACATGTAGGGGATGTAGAAGAACCTCCAAGAAAGAAGTGTAGAAAAGGAGATGCATATGATGAAGCTGCTGCTGATCTGAACATGATCATTAATATAATTGACACCATCAGAAACAAAAAACAAGctacaaacaacaagaaacaagaaaaaaagtcaccACGTGACATATTTTCTGATTATGTGGCATTTAAATTGAAAACCTACAATAACCATGTACAGAACATAGTTCAGTTTAAAATTCATGAAGTGTTCTTCCAGGCAGATATGGGCAATTTTGACAGCCCCTCTACCACAACAAACCAGCAAACTGAAATTATTCAGCCCTCTCCATCTTCTTCCACCATAACTATTGACACAAACGATACAAAACATTCCGATACTGTGGTACACACACTTTTGCTATAG